In Tiliqua scincoides isolate rTilSci1 chromosome 1, rTilSci1.hap2, whole genome shotgun sequence, the following are encoded in one genomic region:
- the TPD52L1 gene encoding tumor protein D53, protein MEAQAEGLLERQAFQEADEDVVTDVDFTNMISEEEREELKAELVKLEDEIATLRQVLAAKEKHLVEIKQKLGINLMNELKQNFSKSWHDVQTTTAYKKTQETLSHAGQKATAAFSNVGTVISKKFGDMRSHSLGYSIRHSISMPAMRNSPTFKSFEEKVETTVTSLKTKVGSASHSGGSFEEVLNSAAHASAQSSVPSTRLPEAEEELQC, encoded by the exons GTCTGTTGGAAAGACAAGCATTTCAAGAGGCAGATGAAGACGTGGTCACTGATGTTGATTTTACCAACATGATTtctgaagaagagagagaagagtTGAAGGCTGAACTTGTCAAG CTAGAGGATGAAATTGCAACTTTACGGCAAGTGTTAGCAGCCAAAGAGAAGCATCTTGtggaaataaaacagaaactTGGAATCAATCTGATGAATGAACTGAAACAGAATTTTAGTAAAAGTTGGCATGATGTGCAAACTACAACTGC TTATAAGAAAACCCAGGAGACTCTGAGTCATGCAGGACAAAAGGCCACTGCCGCTTTCAGCAATGTTGGAACAGTCATCAGCAAGAAATTTGGAGATATGAG ATCACATTCACTTGG TTATTCTATTCGCCATTCGATAAGTATGCCTGCTATGAG AAATTCTCCTACCTTCAAATCCTTTGAAGAAAAGGTGGAGACCACTGTCACAAGCCTTAAG ACCAAAGTTGGAAGTGCGAGCCATAGTGGAGGAAGTTTCGAAGAAGTTCTTAATTCTGCTGCCCATGCCAGTGCCCAAAGTTCTGTCCCAAGCACTCGACTTCCAGAAGCAGAGGAAGAGCTTCAGTGCTAG